In a single window of the Atlantibacter hermannii genome:
- the uhpC_2 gene encoding putative regulatory protein: MLFEVGGLLGALFAGWGSDLLFSGQRAPMILLFTLGLMVSVTALWLAPVHHYALLAMCFFAIGFFIFGPQMLIGLAAVECGHKGAAGSITGFLGLFAYLGAALAGWPLSKLTEVYGWSGMFVLLSVAAVLIGLLLMPLLMAGINAQDRQYHATDPASLPPDT, from the coding sequence ATGTTGTTTGAAGTGGGCGGGTTGCTGGGCGCGTTGTTCGCCGGATGGGGATCGGATTTGCTGTTTAGCGGGCAACGGGCGCCGATGATCCTGCTGTTTACCCTTGGGTTAATGGTCTCGGTCACCGCGCTGTGGCTCGCGCCAGTTCATCACTATGCGTTACTGGCGATGTGTTTTTTCGCCATCGGATTTTTTATTTTTGGCCCGCAGATGTTAATCGGCCTGGCCGCCGTGGAGTGCGGCCATAAAGGGGCCGCGGGTTCGATTACCGGCTTTCTCGGTCTGTTCGCCTACTTAGGGGCGGCGCTGGCCGGATGGCCGTTATCGAAACTGACCGAGGTCTACGGCTGGTCCGGCATGTTTGTGCTGTTGTCGGTCGCCGCCGTGTTGATTGGACTTTTGCTGATGCCGCTGTTGATGGCGGGCATCAACGCCCAGGACCGCCAGTATCACGCCACGGACCCGGCGAGCTTACCTCCAGACACCTAA
- the afuA_1 gene encoding putative periplasmic ferric iron-binding protein, protein MKLTALSALIAAGVTLATFSHAADAKGRLVVYCSATNEMCEVETKAFGDKYDVKTSFIRNGSGSTLAKVDAEKKNPQADVWYGGTLDPQSQAGEMGLLEAYKSPNLEQIMEKFRDPAKVKGNLSSAVYVGILGFGVNTQRLKEKNLPVPKCWKDLTKPEYKGEIQIADPQSSGTAYTALATFVQPVGRRSGVRLPETAERQYLPVHQVRYRPGA, encoded by the coding sequence ATGAAATTGACTGCCCTCTCTGCTCTGATTGCCGCAGGCGTGACGCTGGCGACATTCAGCCATGCGGCGGACGCCAAAGGACGTTTAGTGGTGTATTGCAGTGCCACTAACGAAATGTGCGAAGTGGAAACCAAAGCCTTTGGCGACAAGTACGATGTGAAAACGTCTTTCATCCGTAACGGTTCCGGCAGCACCCTGGCAAAAGTCGATGCCGAGAAGAAAAACCCGCAGGCGGATGTCTGGTACGGCGGCACCCTTGACCCGCAATCTCAGGCCGGTGAAATGGGCCTGCTGGAAGCCTATAAGTCGCCAAACCTTGAGCAGATCATGGAGAAATTCCGCGATCCGGCCAAAGTGAAAGGCAACCTCTCTTCAGCGGTTTATGTCGGTATCCTCGGTTTTGGGGTTAACACCCAGCGCCTGAAAGAGAAAAACCTGCCGGTGCCGAAGTGCTGGAAAGATCTGACTAAGCCGGAATACAAAGGCGAAATTCAGATCGCCGATCCGCAAAGCTCCGGCACGGCTTACACCGCGCTCGCGACCTTCGTGCAGCCTGTGGGGCGAAGATCAGGCGTTCGATTACCTGAAACAGCTGAACGGCAATATCTCCCAGTACACCAAGTCAGGTATCGCCCCGGCGCGTAA
- the afuA_2 gene encoding putative periplasmic ferric iron-binding protein, with protein MISPCEGTGYEIGGVSILKGARNIDNAKLFVDWVLSKEAQELAWKKGKSYQILTNTTAETSPLSLKLDDLKLIDYDMDKYGSTDTRKALINKWVNEVKMGK; from the coding sequence TTGATTTCACCGTGCGAAGGCACCGGCTATGAAATTGGCGGCGTCAGCATCCTGAAAGGCGCACGCAACATCGACAACGCCAAACTGTTTGTGGACTGGGTGCTGTCGAAAGAGGCCCAGGAACTGGCGTGGAAAAAAGGCAAGTCTTACCAAATCCTGACCAACACCACGGCGGAAACATCGCCGCTCTCCCTGAAGCTCGACGATCTCAAACTGATCGATTACGACATGGATAAATACGGCTCCACGGACACGCGTAAAGCGCTGATCAATAAGTGGGTCAATGAAGTGAAGATGGGCAAATAA
- the fbpB_1 gene encoding permease component of transport system for ferric iron, translating to MSETLLLRPAQKREAIFAWVLLGLLAFALLPSWSLDYGLMESTADEILDAYGWSHWNISVLWYLLPCVLLLRPLHESRREQRSRHWF from the coding sequence ATGTCTGAAACATTACTTTTGCGTCCCGCGCAGAAGCGGGAGGCTATTTTCGCCTGGGTACTGCTGGGCCTGCTGGCGTTCGCGCTGCTGCCGAGCTGGAGCCTGGACTATGGCCTGATGGAATCTACTGCTGACGAGATCCTGGACGCCTATGGCTGGTCCCACTGGAACATCAGCGTGCTGTGGTATTTATTGCCGTGCGTGCTGCTGCTGCGCCCGCTTCATGAGTCGCGCCGGGAACAGCGTTCGCGTCACTGGTTTTGA